In the genome of Hyphomicrobiales bacterium, one region contains:
- a CDS encoding DEAD/DEAH box helicase, whose translation MNFSELGLSPKVLDAVAAAGYETPTPIQEQAIPLALQGRDVLGIAQTGTGKTGAFALPMLTRLEAGRARARMPRTLIVEPTRELAAQVAEAFAVLGKNHKLTVALLIGGVSFDEQNRKLDRGADVLIATPGRLLDHYERGKLLLTTVEILVIDEADRMLDMGFIPDVERICKLLPPRRQTLFFSATMPPEIQRLVASFLRDPVRIEATPPATTVAGVTQFLVSAESEPKAKRAVLRSLIKAEGVKNAIIFCNRKRDVSVVHRSLLRHGFNAGALHGDLDQHTRTATLEAFRNGEIILLVASDVAARGLDIPDVSHIFNYDVPTHAEDYVHRIGRTARAGRPGTTIMLVTPAEKKYVRAINSLTGLDIPWQGAAPGEAVAAPEGERRGRGAPRRAAAGKKRRRHGRPAAVEEKAPAAAEKPRAKPAEKPKPAKAGRRDAERGEKRGKEPRKRGGRDGSPVVGLGDHVPAFLLRPVRTERD comes from the coding sequence ATGAATTTCAGTGAACTTGGTCTAAGCCCGAAGGTGCTCGATGCCGTAGCGGCAGCGGGCTATGAGACACCGACTCCGATTCAGGAACAGGCGATCCCGCTCGCGCTGCAAGGCCGCGATGTGCTCGGCATCGCCCAGACCGGCACCGGCAAGACCGGCGCCTTCGCGCTGCCGATGCTGACGCGCCTGGAGGCGGGCCGCGCCCGGGCGCGCATGCCGCGCACCCTGATCGTCGAGCCGACCCGCGAGCTCGCCGCCCAGGTCGCCGAAGCCTTCGCCGTCCTCGGCAAGAACCACAAGCTCACCGTGGCGCTGTTGATCGGCGGCGTCTCCTTCGACGAGCAGAATCGCAAGCTCGATCGCGGCGCCGACGTGCTGATCGCCACGCCGGGCCGCCTGCTCGATCATTACGAGCGCGGCAAGCTGCTTCTCACCACCGTCGAGATCCTGGTCATCGACGAAGCCGACCGGATGCTCGACATGGGCTTCATCCCGGACGTCGAGCGCATCTGCAAGCTGTTGCCGCCGCGCCGCCAGACGTTGTTCTTTTCCGCCACGATGCCGCCGGAGATCCAGCGCCTGGTCGCCTCTTTCTTGCGCGATCCGGTGCGCATCGAGGCAACGCCGCCGGCCACCACGGTCGCCGGCGTTACCCAGTTTCTGGTCTCGGCCGAGAGCGAGCCCAAGGCCAAGCGGGCCGTCCTGCGCTCCCTGATCAAGGCGGAGGGCGTGAAAAACGCCATTATTTTCTGCAACCGCAAGCGCGACGTTTCCGTCGTTCACCGCTCGCTGCTGCGCCACGGATTCAACGCCGGCGCCCTGCATGGCGATCTGGACCAGCATACGCGCACGGCGACCCTCGAGGCCTTTCGCAACGGCGAGATCATCCTGCTGGTTGCCAGCGACGTTGCCGCGCGCGGTCTCGACATTCCCGACGTCAGTCACATTTTCAATTACGACGTGCCGACCCACGCGGAGGACTATGTCCACCGCATCGGCCGTACCGCACGCGCCGGCCGCCCCGGCACCACGATCATGCTGGTGACCCCGGCCGAGAAGAAATATGTGCGCGCGATCAATAGCCTGACCGGCCTCGACATTCCCTGGCAGGGAGCAGCGCCGGGTGAAGCCGTGGCCGCGCCCGAGGGCGAAAGGCGTGGCCGGGGCGCGCCGCGCCGCGCCGCGGCGGGAAAGAAACGGCGCCGCCACGGCAGGCCCGCAGCGGTCGAGGAAAAGGCGCCCGCCGCAGCGGAGAAGCCAAGAGCCAAGCCTGCCGAAAAGCCCAAGCCGGCCAAGGCCGGCCGCCGCGACGCCGAGCGCGGCGAAAAGCGCGGCAAGGAGCCGCGCAAGCGTGGCGGCAGGGACGGCTCCCCGGTCGTCGGGCTCGGCGATCACGTCCCCGCTTTCCTGTTGCGCCCGGTGCGCACGGAACGCGACTGA
- a CDS encoding SUF system Fe-S cluster assembly protein has protein sequence MNKPTDPKQVTAQTSKKAPPHELPEPCAATVEAVRSGEAHPGTPKGQLTSAEIDRMTAGIVDALKSVYDPEIPVDIYDLGLIYKIDIDHDRKVEIDMTLTAPGCPVAGEMPMWVENAVGAVEGVQSVKVNMVFDPPWTMDRMTEDAKFALNLF, from the coding sequence ATGAACAAGCCAACGGATCCAAAGCAGGTTACCGCGCAGACCTCGAAGAAGGCGCCGCCGCACGAGCTGCCCGAGCCCTGTGCGGCGACGGTCGAGGCGGTGAGGAGCGGCGAAGCTCATCCGGGCACGCCGAAGGGTCAATTGACGAGCGCGGAGATCGACCGCATGACCGCCGGCATCGTCGACGCGCTGAAGAGCGTCTACGACCCGGAAATCCCGGTCGACATCTACGATCTCGGCCTGATCTACAAGATCGACATCGACCATGACCGCAAGGTCGAGATCGACATGACGCTGACCGCGCCGGGCTGCCCGGTGGCCGGCGAGATGCCGATGTGGGTCGAAAACGCCGTTGGCGCGGTCGAGGGCGTGCAGAGCGTCAAGGTGAATATGGTCTTCGATCCGCCCTGGACCATGGACCGCATGACGGAAGACGCGAAGTTCGCGCTCAACCTGTTCTGA
- the sufA gene encoding Fe-S cluster assembly scaffold SufA, with amino-acid sequence MATLSRPKMQLMTLTDAAVARIRELIAAASGPVAGLRVGVKNGGCAGMAYTMDYAREADPGDEVVEDKGVKVLIDPKAVLFLLGTEMDFKRDKLASGFIFNNPNQVGACGCGESVTLRAAGESIEAEIS; translated from the coding sequence ATGGCCACCCTGTCACGTCCCAAAATGCAGCTGATGACGCTGACCGATGCGGCCGTCGCGCGCATCCGCGAGCTGATCGCGGCGGCGAGCGGGCCGGTGGCGGGTCTGCGCGTCGGGGTCAAGAACGGCGGCTGCGCCGGCATGGCCTACACCATGGATTATGCGCGTGAGGCCGATCCCGGCGACGAGGTGGTAGAGGACAAGGGCGTCAAGGTCCTGATCGATCCCAAGGCGGTCCTGTTCCTGCTCGGCACCGAGATGGATTTCAAGCGCGACAAGCTCGCCTCCGGCTTCATCTTCAACAATCCGAACCAGGTCGGCGCCTGCGGCTGCGGCGAATCGGTGACGCTGCGCGCCGCCGGCGAGTCGATCGAGGCCGAAATCTCCTGA
- a CDS encoding cupin domain-containing protein, protein MNRPVINIDEAALKDRAHGASFAVKWGRLGPVLGLTCLGCAVHVVAPGMRAFPFHRHHVADELFFVVSGTGEYRFGKQTYPLRAGDVVAAPAGTEAHQIINTGTEELRYLGISTTGSVDIVDYPDSDKVGLAAGVKDADLSTATYVGMGRLTAADYWDGEPDDDQ, encoded by the coding sequence ATGAACCGACCGGTTATCAATATTGACGAAGCGGCGTTGAAGGACCGTGCGCACGGCGCAAGCTTTGCCGTGAAATGGGGCCGCCTCGGTCCGGTCCTCGGCCTGACGTGCCTGGGTTGCGCGGTGCATGTGGTTGCGCCGGGAATGCGCGCCTTTCCGTTTCACCGGCATCATGTGGCGGACGAGCTGTTCTTCGTCGTCTCGGGCACCGGCGAATATCGCTTCGGCAAGCAGACCTATCCCTTGCGCGCCGGCGACGTCGTTGCCGCGCCGGCAGGCACCGAGGCGCATCAGATCATTAACACGGGCACGGAAGAGCTTCGCTATCTCGGCATCTCGACCACCGGCAGCGTCGACATCGTCGATTACCCGGATTCCGACAAAGTCGGCCTTGCCGCGGGGGTCAAGGACGCCGATCTCTCCACCGCGACCTATGTCGGCATGGGTCGCCTCACGGCTGCCGACTATTGGGATGGCGAACCCGACGACGATCAATAA
- a CDS encoding cysteine desulfurase, with translation MSEARTRTSAAFDVERIRADFPILSREVYGKPLVYLDNAASAQKPKVVIDTVNYAYSHEYANVHRGLHYLSNTVTQKYEDARETVRKFLNAASADEIIFTRNATEAINLAAYSFGNMTIGEGDEIVLSIMEHHSNIVPWHFLRERKGAVLKWSPITDEGDFLIEEFEKLLGPKTKMVAITHMSNALGTIVPVKEVIALAHDRGIPVLVDGSQAAVHMPIDVQDLDCDFYAFTGHKVYGPSGIGVLYGKRKHLDAMPPFNGGGEMIRDVTCDWVTYGDTPHKFEAGTPAIVQAIGLATALDYVLGIGHEALMSHEADLTRYAMERLSAINSLRIFGTTKNKAAIVSFELEGAHAHDVSTIIDRSGVAVRAGTHCTQPLLARFGVTSTCRASFAMYNTRAEVDALAEALEKARGFFA, from the coding sequence ATGAGCGAGGCAAGGACGAGAACGAGCGCTGCCTTCGATGTCGAGCGCATCCGCGCCGATTTCCCGATTCTGTCGCGCGAGGTCTACGGCAAGCCGCTGGTCTATCTCGACAACGCCGCTTCGGCGCAGAAGCCCAAGGTCGTCATCGACACGGTGAACTACGCCTACAGTCACGAATATGCCAATGTGCATCGCGGCTTACACTATCTTTCCAACACGGTGACGCAGAAATACGAGGATGCGCGCGAAACGGTGCGCAAGTTCCTCAACGCAGCCAGCGCCGACGAGATCATCTTCACCCGCAACGCCACGGAAGCCATCAACCTCGCCGCCTATTCATTCGGCAACATGACCATCGGCGAGGGCGACGAAATCGTGCTGTCGATCATGGAGCACCATTCCAACATCGTGCCCTGGCACTTCCTGCGCGAGCGCAAGGGCGCGGTGCTGAAATGGTCGCCGATCACCGACGAGGGCGACTTCCTGATCGAAGAGTTCGAGAAGCTGCTCGGCCCGAAGACCAAGATGGTCGCCATCACCCACATGTCGAACGCGCTGGGGACCATCGTTCCGGTGAAGGAGGTCATCGCGCTGGCTCACGACCGCGGCATTCCGGTGCTGGTCGACGGCAGCCAGGCGGCGGTGCACATGCCCATCGACGTGCAGGACCTCGACTGCGACTTCTATGCCTTTACCGGCCATAAGGTCTATGGCCCTTCCGGGATCGGCGTGCTCTACGGCAAGCGCAAGCATCTCGACGCCATGCCGCCCTTCAACGGCGGCGGCGAAATGATCCGCGACGTGACCTGCGACTGGGTGACCTATGGCGATACGCCGCACAAATTCGAAGCCGGCACCCCGGCCATCGTCCAGGCGATCGGGCTTGCCACGGCGCTCGACTATGTGTTGGGCATCGGTCACGAAGCGCTCATGTCCCACGAGGCGGACCTGACCCGTTACGCCATGGAGCGTCTGTCGGCGATCAACAGCCTGCGCATCTTCGGCACGACCAAGAACAAGGCGGCGATCGTCTCCTTCGAGCTTGAAGGCGCCCATGCCCACGATGTCAGCACCATCATCGACCGGTCCGGCGTCGCCGTGCGCGCCGGCACCCATTGCACCCAGCCGCTGCTCGCCCGATTTGGCGTGACCTCGACATGCCGCGCATCCTTTGCCATGTATAATACCCGGGCCGAGGTCGATGCGCTTGCCGAGGCGCTGGAAAAGGCGCGCGGCTTTTTCGCCTGA
- a CDS encoding endonuclease/exonuclease/phosphatase family protein: MRHFLTLFFGLALVALFVITLAGLLAPLFAPFDLINHLRLHFLETAVALILVFVLLRARRLAMGAFALALVNLVLAAPAFALKATADDADPVLKVVSLNVWGRNAEPGRIETFLRRQDADLVLLLEVNTPLAPMLDNLGDLYPYRVDCMRQRLCRLALLSKREMIEPRTMLRGDANPPAVTARFNVDGREFTFYGVHMARPFNASWQRADYDGLIAALKPIRGPLLLAGDFNTTPWSWTMTRLTLATGMVRGRTFGATWPAQRPLFPQFLIDHVLARGGIGIVEVRNGRAIGSDHLPVIAEISLP, from the coding sequence GTGCGCCACTTTCTGACCCTGTTTTTCGGCCTCGCGCTGGTGGCACTGTTCGTCATCACGCTTGCCGGCCTGCTGGCGCCGCTGTTTGCGCCCTTCGACCTGATCAATCATTTGCGGCTGCATTTTCTGGAGACCGCGGTGGCGCTGATCTTGGTCTTTGTGCTGTTGCGCGCGCGCCGGCTGGCGATGGGAGCCTTTGCCCTGGCGCTCGTCAATCTGGTGCTCGCCGCGCCGGCGTTCGCGCTGAAGGCGACGGCCGATGATGCCGATCCGGTGCTCAAGGTGGTGTCGCTCAACGTCTGGGGCCGCAACGCCGAGCCCGGCCGCATCGAGACTTTTCTGCGCCGCCAGGACGCCGATCTCGTGCTGCTGCTCGAGGTCAACACGCCGCTGGCGCCGATGCTGGACAACCTCGGAGATCTCTATCCCTATCGGGTCGACTGCATGAGGCAGCGACTGTGCCGCCTGGCGCTATTGTCGAAGCGGGAAATGATCGAGCCCCGCACCATGCTCCGCGGCGATGCGAACCCTCCCGCCGTCACCGCGCGGTTCAATGTCGACGGGCGCGAATTCACCTTCTACGGGGTACACATGGCCCGCCCCTTCAACGCCAGCTGGCAGCGGGCCGACTATGACGGTCTCATCGCGGCGCTGAAGCCCATTCGAGGTCCGCTTCTGCTTGCCGGCGATTTCAACACTACGCCGTGGTCGTGGACCATGACCCGGCTCACCCTGGCGACCGGAATGGTGCGCGGCCGCACATTCGGCGCCACCTGGCCGGCGCAGCGGCCGCTGTTTCCGCAATTCCTCATCGACCATGTCCTGGCCCGCGGCGGCATTGGCATCGTCGAGGTGCGAAACGGGCGGGCGATCGGCTCCGACCACCTGCCCGTTATCGCGGAGATTTCGCTGCCTTAG
- a CDS encoding TfoX/Sxy family protein translates to MPLSAEYSAFIEDLLAPFGAVNVRRMFGGGGVYHEGVMFALIADDTLYLKADAETEGDFAAEGSRPFEYRGKNRPISLSYWQVPERLYEDTDELAEWASRAFAAALRAQKPGRGSRR, encoded by the coding sequence ATGCCCCTCAGCGCCGAATACTCAGCCTTCATCGAGGATTTGCTGGCCCCGTTCGGCGCCGTCAACGTGCGGCGCATGTTCGGCGGCGGCGGCGTCTACCATGAAGGCGTGATGTTCGCGCTGATCGCCGACGACACGCTCTATCTCAAGGCCGACGCCGAGACCGAGGGGGACTTTGCCGCGGAGGGTTCGCGACCGTTCGAATATCGCGGCAAGAACCGCCCCATAAGCCTGTCCTACTGGCAAGTGCCCGAGCGGCTCTACGAGGATACCGACGAACTGGCCGAATGGGCCAGCCGCGCCTTCGCCGCGGCCTTGCGCGCGCAGAAGCCTGGCCGCGGCAGCAGAAGGTGA
- the sufD gene encoding Fe-S cluster assembly protein SufD, with protein MNMELKQVRTEAETALEGYFAARLAAGEPAWLAARRQQAFAQLSAAGLPNRRVEAWHFTDLRRHMRAAFPPADRAAAEAVSDVAEDDPFAGLETARIVLVNGFLRRDLSQLDLLPEGVTVESFGEAVQGKGGAFEKVLGRALSGNGGAIAALNDAFAEDGLVLRIGENVQVATPVHLVFVNHAATPHASHARNLVLVGAGARASLIESHVGSGDYQASALTEMLIGDGAEVDHVKLQDQSPAATHLDLMAARLGASSAFRTFTLAKSGSLARSELRVTFGGPRGTLDASGALLARGSQHLDATLFVDHAVPQCASRQLYKAVLDETARGVFQGRILVRPHAQKTDGRQSSRALLLSERAEMDSKPELEIFADDVQCAHGSTTGRLDEEPLFYLRARGIPRKEAEALLVIAFIAEALEQVRSDEVRAVLQEISEQWLAGREA; from the coding sequence ATGAACATGGAGCTCAAACAGGTCAGGACCGAGGCGGAGACGGCGCTGGAAGGCTATTTCGCCGCGCGGCTTGCAGCCGGCGAACCGGCCTGGCTTGCCGCGCGCAGGCAGCAGGCCTTCGCGCAGCTTTCCGCCGCCGGCCTGCCCAACCGGCGCGTCGAGGCCTGGCACTTCACCGATCTGCGCCGGCACATGCGCGCGGCCTTCCCGCCGGCCGACCGCGCGGCGGCCGAGGCTGTTTCGGATGTGGCCGAGGACGATCCGTTCGCCGGCCTTGAGACCGCGCGGATCGTCCTCGTCAACGGCTTTCTGCGCCGCGACCTGTCGCAGCTTGACCTTCTGCCCGAGGGCGTGACGGTTGAGTCCTTTGGCGAGGCGGTGCAGGGAAAAGGCGGCGCGTTCGAGAAGGTTCTCGGCCGTGCCTTGAGCGGCAATGGCGGCGCCATCGCGGCACTTAACGATGCCTTCGCCGAGGACGGGCTCGTTCTCCGCATCGGCGAGAATGTCCAGGTTGCGACGCCGGTCCACCTGGTATTCGTCAACCACGCCGCAACGCCGCACGCGAGCCACGCGCGCAACCTTGTCCTTGTCGGCGCCGGCGCCCGGGCAAGCCTCATCGAAAGCCATGTCGGCAGCGGAGACTATCAGGCGAGCGCCCTGACCGAGATGCTGATCGGCGACGGCGCCGAGGTCGATCACGTCAAGCTGCAGGACCAGAGCCCGGCGGCGACCCATCTCGACCTCATGGCCGCCCGCCTCGGCGCGTCTTCCGCCTTTCGCACCTTCACGCTCGCCAAGAGCGGAAGCCTTGCCCGCAGCGAGCTGCGCGTCACCTTCGGCGGGCCGCGCGGCACGCTCGACGCCAGCGGCGCGCTTCTGGCCCGCGGCAGCCAGCATCTCGACGCGACGCTGTTCGTCGACCATGCGGTGCCGCAATGCGCGAGCCGCCAGCTTTACAAGGCGGTGCTGGACGAGACCGCCCGCGGCGTCTTCCAGGGCCGCATCCTGGTCCGCCCGCACGCCCAGAAGACCGATGGCCGCCAGTCGAGCCGCGCGCTGCTCCTGTCCGAGCGCGCGGAGATGGATTCCAAGCCGGAGCTCGAAATCTTCGCCGACGACGTGCAGTGCGCCCACGGCTCGACCACCGGCCGGCTCGACGAGGAGCCGCTGTTTTATCTGCGCGCCCGCGGCATCCCGCGCAAGGAGGCCGAGGCGCTCCTGGTCATCGCGTTCATCGCCGAGGCGCTGGAGCAGGTCAGAAGCGATGAGGTCCGCGCCGTGCTGCAGGAAATCAGTGAACAGTGGCTCGCCGGGCGGGAGGCGTGA
- a CDS encoding outer membrane beta-barrel protein, giving the protein MKKLILAGAASLLMSGAAVATDAPTAAEPMASGPGVTYDWTGSYVALFAGGGWGDVDVHDVNGYQGAPPVGDFSYDADGFYGGVLGGYNWQNGSWVFGIEGELGYLGLDDSAQYPPYVGVRLPTDSRSSIESDFFASLTGRIGLAAGNMLFYLKGGGAGLNTDVSFIDTDPTGLTLVSGTSASDFMVGWTAGGGLEVMLNNGWIARGEYMYMDLGDINVAATDSGATLRNFNHEVVVHTVKVAVGKKF; this is encoded by the coding sequence ATGAAAAAGCTGATCTTGGCCGGCGCTGCGAGTTTGCTCATGAGCGGGGCGGCGGTGGCGACCGACGCGCCTACGGCCGCCGAGCCGATGGCTTCGGGACCAGGCGTGACCTACGATTGGACCGGAAGCTATGTAGCCCTCTTCGCCGGTGGCGGCTGGGGTGATGTCGACGTCCACGACGTCAATGGTTACCAAGGCGCGCCTCCCGTGGGAGATTTCAGTTACGATGCCGACGGTTTTTACGGCGGCGTCCTGGGCGGCTATAACTGGCAGAACGGCAGCTGGGTGTTCGGCATCGAGGGCGAACTCGGCTATCTGGGGCTCGACGATTCGGCTCAGTATCCTCCCTATGTGGGCGTCCGCCTGCCGACTGACAGCAGGTCATCGATCGAGTCGGACTTTTTCGCGTCCCTGACCGGCCGCATCGGTCTTGCGGCGGGGAATATGCTCTTCTACCTCAAGGGCGGCGGCGCGGGCCTCAATACGGACGTATCGTTCATCGACACGGATCCGACGGGCTTAACGCTCGTATCGGGGACGAGCGCCAGCGACTTCATGGTCGGCTGGACGGCCGGCGGCGGGCTGGAGGTCATGTTGAACAACGGCTGGATCGCCCGCGGCGAGTATATGTATATGGATCTCGGCGACATCAATGTGGCCGCTACGGACTCCGGTGCTACGCTTAGGAATTTCAACCATGAGGTAGTGGTGCACACCGTCAAGGTGGCGGTCGGCAAGAAATTCTGA
- the sufC gene encoding Fe-S cluster assembly ATPase SufC: MLEIKNLHASVDGREILKGIDLSVPAGEVHAIMGPNGSGKSTLSYVLAGREGYEVTEGAVLMEGHDLLDMEPDERAAAGLFLAFQYPTEIPGVPTMTFLRHAANAQRKARGEGELSTPGFMRLVREKADLLKISMDMLKRSVNVGFSGGEKKRNEILQMAVLAPKLAVLDETDSGLDIDALKIVADGVNALRAPARAMLVITHYQRLLNYIVPDRVHVMLDGRIVRSGGKELALELEKSGYEHYTESAA, translated from the coding sequence ATGCTTGAGATCAAGAATCTCCATGCCAGCGTCGACGGGCGCGAGATCCTGAAAGGCATCGACCTTAGCGTGCCCGCCGGCGAGGTGCACGCGATCATGGGCCCGAACGGCTCCGGCAAGTCGACGCTCTCTTACGTACTCGCCGGCCGCGAGGGCTATGAGGTCACCGAGGGCGCGGTTCTGATGGAAGGCCACGACCTGCTTGACATGGAGCCCGACGAGCGCGCCGCGGCGGGCCTGTTCCTCGCCTTCCAGTACCCGACCGAGATCCCTGGCGTGCCGACCATGACCTTCCTGCGCCACGCCGCCAACGCCCAGCGCAAGGCGCGCGGGGAGGGGGAGCTTTCGACCCCGGGCTTCATGCGGTTGGTCCGCGAAAAGGCCGACTTACTGAAGATTTCCATGGACATGTTGAAGCGTTCCGTGAATGTCGGCTTTTCCGGCGGCGAGAAGAAGCGCAACGAGATTCTGCAGATGGCGGTGCTGGCGCCGAAGCTGGCGGTGCTCGACGAGACCGATTCCGGCCTCGACATCGACGCGCTGAAGATCGTCGCCGACGGCGTCAACGCGCTGCGCGCGCCCGCGCGGGCAATGCTCGTCATTACCCACTATCAGCGCCTGCTCAACTATATCGTCCCCGACCGGGTGCATGTGATGCTCGACGGACGCATCGTGCGCTCCGGCGGCAAGGAGCTGGCGCTCGAGCTCGAAAAGAGCGGCTATGAACATTATACCGAGAGCGCGGCCTAG
- the sufB gene encoding Fe-S cluster assembly protein SufB encodes MAAVRETIEQVKSIDVDKYKFGFVTDIESDKAPKGLNEDTVRFISAKKGEPEWMLEWRLEAYRRWLTMTEPTWANVHHPKIDFQDLYYYAAPKRKPGPESLDEVDPELLRTYEKLGIPLREQEILAGVQSRVAVDAVFDSVSVATTFKAELAKAGVIFCPMSEAVREHPDLVREYLSSVVPVSDNFYATLNSAVFSDGSFVYVPEGVRCPMELSTYFRINERNTGQFERTLIIAEKGSYVSYLEGCTAPQRDENQLHAAVVELIAHDDAEIKYSTVQNWYPGDAEGKGGVYNFVTKRGDCRGRNSKISWTQVETGSAITWKYPSCILRGDGSRGEFYSIAISNGRQQVDSGTKMIHLGKNTISRIISKGISAGKSSNTYRGRVAANPKATGARNFTQCDSLLVGDQCSAHTVPYIEAKNSTVTLEHEATTSKISDDQLFYCLQRGMSEEEAVALIVNGFCKEVLQHLPMEFAVEAQKLVGISLEGSVG; translated from the coding sequence ATGGCAGCAGTTCGGGAGACCATTGAGCAGGTCAAGAGCATCGATGTCGACAAGTACAAGTTCGGTTTCGTCACCGACATCGAGTCCGACAAGGCCCCCAAGGGGCTGAACGAAGACACGGTCCGCTTCATTTCGGCGAAGAAGGGCGAACCCGAATGGATGCTCGAATGGCGGCTTGAGGCCTATCGCCGCTGGCTGACCATGACCGAGCCCACCTGGGCCAACGTCCACCATCCGAAGATCGACTTCCAGGACCTCTATTACTACGCCGCGCCGAAGCGCAAGCCCGGCCCGGAAAGCCTCGACGAGGTCGATCCGGAGCTGCTGCGCACCTACGAGAAGCTCGGCATCCCGTTGCGCGAGCAGGAGATTCTCGCCGGGGTGCAGAGCCGCGTCGCGGTCGACGCTGTGTTCGATTCCGTTTCCGTCGCCACCACCTTCAAGGCGGAGCTCGCCAAGGCCGGCGTCATCTTCTGCCCGATGTCGGAGGCCGTCCGCGAGCACCCCGATCTGGTGCGCGAATATCTCAGCTCCGTGGTTCCGGTCAGCGACAATTTCTATGCGACGCTGAACTCGGCGGTGTTTTCCGACGGCTCCTTCGTCTACGTGCCCGAGGGCGTGCGCTGCCCGATGGAGCTGTCCACCTATTTCCGCATCAACGAGCGCAACACCGGCCAGTTCGAGCGCACGCTGATCATTGCCGAAAAGGGCTCCTACGTCAGCTATCTGGAGGGCTGTACGGCGCCGCAGCGCGACGAGAACCAGCTGCATGCGGCAGTCGTCGAGCTTATTGCCCACGACGACGCCGAGATCAAATATTCCACGGTGCAGAACTGGTATCCGGGTGACGCGGAGGGCAAGGGCGGCGTCTACAATTTCGTCACCAAGCGCGGCGACTGCCGCGGCCGCAACTCAAAGATTTCCTGGACCCAGGTCGAGACCGGCTCGGCGATCACCTGGAAATATCCGAGTTGCATCCTGCGCGGCGACGGCTCGCGCGGCGAGTTCTACTCGATCGCCATCTCCAACGGCCGCCAGCAGGTCGATTCCGGTACCAAGATGATCCATCTCGGCAAGAACACCATCAGCCGCATCATTTCCAAGGGCATTTCCGCCGGCAAGTCGTCGAACACCTATCGCGGCCGCGTCGCCGCCAACCCCAAAGCTACCGGCGCGCGCAACTTCACCCAGTGCGACTCGCTTCTCGTCGGCGACCAGTGCTCGGCCCACACCGTGCCCTATATCGAGGCCAAGAACTCGACCGTCACCCTGGAGCACGAAGCGACGACGTCCAAGATCTCGGACGATCAGCTGTTCTATTGCCTGCAGCGCGGCATGAGCGAGGAGGAGGCGGTGGCGCTGATTGTCAACGGCTTCTGCAAGGAAGTGCTGCAGCATCTGCCGATGGAGTTCGCCGTCGAGGCGCAGAAGCTGGTCGGGATCTCGCTCGAGGGCAGCGTTGGATGA